In Sulfurovum xiamenensis, a genomic segment contains:
- a CDS encoding potassium channel family protein codes for MKATQKFKKFLGWRSAPKPHITLNDEYYGHLAPFRLPLILTVIVMLIGTMGYMLIDGFPLMDAIYQTGITFTTVGFGEIKPISDMGRIFTITLIIFGFIVFSIAIGIIAEVVKKGEFQKTVKERKMLYEIARLKHHFIVCYHNEFTIQVTKQLRENHIPFVVVDPREDMEEIAKKYHYPYFVTAEPHTEEGILKSHLSSAKGVITLADNIADNIATIASARLYESEIHRGKKFLIIANAKSSEDDQKLLKLGADKVVTATKLMAQRINAMAARPDMENLLQEFLYKTDTPLDMEEGKVFKTSWLALKKIKTARFRDVANVTVIGIRQKDGRFIPMPKGDTIIMPESKLLLIGTGEGIAKAKKIIRKKEKPEELKYV; via the coding sequence GTGAAAGCCACACAAAAATTTAAAAAGTTTCTCGGTTGGAGAAGCGCACCCAAACCTCATATTACACTAAATGATGAGTATTATGGTCATTTAGCCCCTTTTAGACTACCCCTTATACTTACTGTAATTGTTATGCTTATCGGTACGATGGGCTATATGCTTATTGACGGTTTTCCGCTTATGGATGCCATTTATCAAACAGGTATCACATTTACTACCGTAGGTTTCGGAGAGATAAAGCCCATATCAGATATGGGACGTATTTTCACCATCACGCTTATTATCTTTGGCTTTATTGTCTTTTCCATCGCTATAGGTATTATCGCAGAAGTCGTCAAAAAAGGTGAATTTCAAAAAACTGTCAAGGAGCGTAAAATGCTTTACGAAATTGCTAGACTTAAACACCATTTTATTGTCTGTTATCATAATGAATTTACAATACAGGTAACTAAACAACTTCGTGAAAACCACATCCCTTTTGTGGTGGTTGACCCTAGAGAAGATATGGAAGAGATAGCAAAGAAATACCATTATCCTTACTTTGTAACAGCTGAACCCCATACAGAAGAAGGCATCTTAAAATCGCACCTCTCTTCAGCCAAAGGTGTGATCACGCTTGCAGACAACATTGCAGACAATATTGCAACCATTGCTTCTGCAAGACTCTATGAATCAGAGATACACCGCGGGAAAAAGTTCCTTATCATTGCAAATGCCAAAAGCAGTGAAGATGACCAAAAACTGCTTAAACTTGGTGCGGACAAGGTCGTCACTGCAACGAAACTCATGGCACAGCGTATCAATGCTATGGCAGCACGTCCGGACATGGAAAACCTTCTCCAAGAGTTCCTTTACAAAACAGATACCCCTCTTGATATGGAAGAGGGAAAAGTCTTTAAAACATCATGGCTTGCACTGAAAAAAATCAAAACTGCCCGTTTTAGAGATGTGGCAAATGTGACTGTGATCGGTATACGTCAGAAAGATGGCAGATTCATTCCTATGCCCAAAGGAGATACGATCATTATGCCAGAATCCAAGCTTTTACTTATCGGTACAGGTGAAGGTATCGCTAAAGCAAAAAAGATCATCCGTAAAAAAGAAAAACCTGAGGAACTTAAATATGTATAA
- the argJ gene encoding bifunctional glutamate N-acetyltransferase/amino-acid acetyltransferase ArgJ: MYKLIPLENGLENVEGFFCGATNVGMRKKPVNSDSSELDGDVAFIRSEQPCDISAVFTSNTFQAAPIKHFQKYPKGFQTNFVLINAKNANAMTGDKGIEDIESIMSILSTKQKVLNPVMSSTGVIGYRLPIDKITSAFDTLDFNASNSHQAARAIMTTDSFKKELAYQVELEDGNTFNIAAICKGAGMINPAMATMLCFVITDAKIPKSDMDELLTEATEGSFNRISVDGDTSTNDTVMLLANKQSSHYNKEAFAEALNKIMFELAMLILKDGEGANKLVAFEVKGANSEEDAKRASMALSNSLLVKTALFGEDPNWGRIASTIGASGIACDDETLTIHYDDLLIYSSEFRELDKVREEKAYKVMKQERFKVTCDIGLGDASYTSYGCDLSYEYVKINAEYRT; encoded by the coding sequence ATGTATAAGCTTATTCCACTTGAAAACGGTCTAGAGAATGTAGAAGGATTCTTCTGTGGAGCGACCAATGTTGGTATGAGAAAAAAACCTGTCAACTCTGATAGTTCTGAACTGGATGGTGATGTTGCTTTTATACGAAGCGAACAACCTTGTGATATCTCCGCTGTCTTTACGAGCAATACATTTCAAGCGGCACCTATCAAACATTTTCAAAAATATCCTAAAGGTTTTCAAACCAACTTTGTCCTCATCAATGCCAAAAATGCCAATGCCATGACAGGGGATAAAGGTATAGAAGATATAGAATCCATTATGTCTATACTCAGTACCAAACAAAAAGTACTGAACCCTGTAATGAGTTCTACGGGTGTCATAGGATACCGTTTGCCTATAGACAAGATCACCTCTGCGTTTGATACACTGGACTTTAATGCTTCAAATTCGCATCAGGCAGCCCGTGCCATCATGACCACTGACAGCTTCAAAAAAGAGTTGGCATATCAAGTAGAACTTGAAGATGGGAACACATTTAATATCGCAGCTATCTGTAAAGGTGCAGGCATGATAAACCCTGCGATGGCTACCATGCTCTGTTTTGTCATTACCGATGCCAAAATCCCCAAGTCTGACATGGATGAACTGCTTACAGAGGCAACAGAGGGCTCATTTAACCGCATCTCTGTAGATGGTGATACCTCTACCAATGATACGGTCATGTTACTTGCAAACAAACAAAGTTCCCATTACAATAAAGAAGCCTTTGCTGAGGCCCTCAACAAGATCATGTTTGAACTGGCGATGCTTATACTCAAGGATGGAGAAGGTGCTAACAAACTGGTAGCCTTTGAAGTCAAGGGTGCCAATAGTGAAGAAGACGCGAAGAGAGCAAGTATGGCATTAAGTAACTCTCTTCTGGTAAAGACTGCACTCTTTGGAGAAGATCCAAACTGGGGACGTATTGCTTCAACCATAGGCGCATCCGGTATAGCCTGTGATGATGAAACCCTTACCATACATTATGATGACCTTCTTATCTACTCCAGTGAATTTAGGGAGTTAGACAAAGTACGTGAAGAGAAGGCATACAAGGTCATGAAACAAGAGCGTTTTAAAGTCACTTGTGATATCGGCTTAGGTGATGCCAGTTATACATCCTATGGCTGCGACCTGAGTTACGAATATGTAAAAATAAATGCAGAATACCGAACGTAA
- a CDS encoding YdcH family protein, translating into MLHEYRDEIHELKQSNAHFANIFDKHNELDKQVEDAEAGRTILTDVELETLKKEKLLLKDEAYKMILDYKNSQA; encoded by the coding sequence ATGTTACACGAATACAGAGATGAAATACACGAACTTAAACAAAGTAATGCACACTTTGCAAATATCTTCGATAAACACAATGAACTTGATAAACAAGTAGAAGATGCAGAAGCGGGTCGTACGATTTTAACGGATGTAGAGCTTGAAACACTTAAAAAAGAAAAACTTCTTTTAAAAGATGAGGCCTATAAAATGATCTTAGACTATAAAAATTCTCAAGCATAA
- the dbpA gene encoding ATP-dependent RNA helicase DbpA, with protein MATFKSIEAFPEALLETLDILGFTTMTEIQEKAINPILEGRDILAQSKTGSGKTLAFGLPCVIQTDTNNYKPQTLIITPTRELSDQVAVELRKVAAYKSNLKILTLYGGVPLRTQAESLAKGAHILIGTPGRIQDHLAKGTLILDTVKTLVLDEADRMLDMGFYDEIIKIGSNMPHTKQTLLFSATFPEKIEKLANALLKQPMTIKVDTVQEGDKIAEIVYETSDKLKTLTALIQSYKPESLLIFCNTKAEVVSLTDILHQKGHSVIDIHGDLEQKDRNESVIAFSNGSKRIMVATDVASRGLDIKDIELVINYDLPFDQEVYTHRIGRTGRADAKGTAISLYGPSESEKCAYITSAARTAEMKELRVDATFKILSEYDTLCINGGKKTKLRAGDILGTLCKEIGIDPKMIGKINITDTKSYVALHHTVTDKVLKALKKTPIKKKRYITWILN; from the coding sequence ATGGCTACGTTTAAAAGTATAGAAGCATTCCCGGAAGCGCTTCTAGAGACACTGGACATACTGGGTTTCACTACGATGACCGAAATACAGGAAAAGGCTATCAACCCTATCCTGGAAGGTAGAGACATTTTAGCGCAATCCAAGACAGGTTCCGGGAAGACATTAGCCTTTGGCTTACCCTGTGTAATACAGACAGATACCAATAACTATAAACCTCAGACCCTTATCATTACCCCAACACGTGAACTCTCCGATCAAGTAGCGGTGGAACTGAGAAAAGTTGCAGCCTACAAATCCAACCTCAAAATACTGACTCTCTATGGTGGTGTGCCACTTCGTACACAAGCCGAATCACTCGCCAAAGGGGCACATATCCTCATCGGTACACCCGGACGGATACAAGACCACTTGGCGAAAGGGACACTGATCCTTGACACTGTCAAAACACTGGTACTCGATGAAGCAGATCGTATGCTGGATATGGGCTTTTATGATGAGATAATCAAGATAGGGTCCAACATGCCACACACAAAACAGACCCTGCTCTTCTCAGCAACATTCCCAGAGAAAATAGAAAAACTCGCCAACGCACTATTGAAACAGCCCATGACCATCAAAGTAGACACGGTTCAAGAGGGCGATAAGATAGCTGAGATAGTCTATGAGACATCTGATAAATTGAAGACACTTACTGCCCTGATCCAATCCTATAAACCAGAGTCACTCCTTATTTTCTGTAATACTAAGGCAGAAGTCGTTTCTCTCACTGATATATTACATCAAAAAGGGCATTCTGTGATAGACATCCATGGTGACCTTGAACAAAAAGACCGTAACGAATCTGTGATCGCTTTTTCCAATGGGTCCAAACGCATTATGGTGGCCACAGATGTTGCTTCAAGAGGTTTGGATATCAAAGACATCGAACTGGTCATCAATTATGATCTGCCCTTTGACCAAGAAGTCTACACCCACCGCATTGGACGTACAGGACGCGCAGATGCCAAAGGTACAGCCATCTCGCTCTATGGTCCAAGTGAGAGTGAAAAATGCGCTTACATTACCTCTGCTGCACGTACAGCAGAGATGAAAGAGTTACGTGTAGATGCAACTTTTAAGATCCTCTCTGAGTATGATACACTTTGCATTAATGGCGGTAAAAAAACCAAGCTTCGTGCAGGAGATATACTCGGTACTTTATGTAAAGAGATAGGTATTGACCCTAAAATGATAGGAAAGATAAATATTACAGACACAAAGTCGTATGTTGCGCTACATCATACTGTCACAGACAAAGTATTGAAAGCATTAAAGAAAACACCGATCAAAAAGAAGAGATATATCACCTGGATATTGAACTAA
- a CDS encoding DedA family protein: MIHEIAQTIVSYIGDMGYWGIFLLMFLESTFFPFPSEIVMIPAGYLAFKGEMNLYMVVLAGIVGSVAGALFNYYLAMHFGRKFILRYGRYFFIKEETLKKLEAFFTKHGELSTFNGRLIPGIRQLISLPAGLARMNMAKFAFYSGFGAGIWVIVLVALGYLMGSNEALISEYLHSATLIALFCVILITLFYIVRHKRRQKILED; the protein is encoded by the coding sequence ATGATACACGAGATAGCCCAAACCATTGTAAGTTACATTGGTGATATGGGGTACTGGGGTATCTTCCTTCTTATGTTCCTTGAGAGCACTTTTTTCCCTTTTCCCAGTGAAATTGTTATGATACCTGCAGGATATTTGGCATTTAAAGGTGAAATGAACCTGTATATGGTAGTTTTAGCGGGTATAGTGGGTTCTGTAGCAGGAGCACTTTTTAACTATTATCTGGCGATGCATTTTGGAAGAAAGTTCATTTTACGTTATGGAAGATACTTTTTTATTAAAGAAGAAACGTTAAAGAAACTTGAAGCCTTTTTTACTAAACATGGAGAACTCTCCACTTTCAACGGTAGACTCATTCCAGGTATACGGCAACTCATCTCTCTGCCTGCAGGACTTGCACGTATGAATATGGCTAAATTTGCTTTTTATTCCGGATTCGGAGCAGGTATATGGGTGATCGTTTTAGTGGCCTTAGGGTACCTAATGGGCTCCAATGAAGCACTTATCTCTGAGTATCTTCATTCTGCCACATTGATCGCACTATTTTGTGTCATATTGATCACACTTTTCTATATCGTGAGACACAAAAGAAGACAAAAGATATTGGAAGATTAG
- the accA gene encoding acetyl-CoA carboxylase carboxyl transferase subunit alpha encodes MATYLDFESKIESIQEELVSAQAIENIEAVNKYQAELDKEVHKTYGSLSDFQKLQLARHPDRPYALDYIRLLMDDAYEIHGDRAFRDDPAILCYIGWINGQKTMLIGEQKGRGVKNKIKRNFGMPNPEGYRKALRAVKMAEKFDIPVLMLIDTPGAYPGLGAEERGQSEAIAKNLFEFASVKVPMVSVVIGEGGSGGALAIGVADKLAMMRYSVFAVISPEGCSAILWNDPSKVEAATKALKITPTDLLEHGLVDDVLDEPLIGAHRDKETAAEVLKKYFLESVQALKELSVDEMLDQRYKRLTAVGAYSE; translated from the coding sequence ATGGCAACTTATTTAGACTTTGAGAGCAAGATTGAATCGATACAAGAAGAGCTTGTATCGGCACAAGCCATAGAAAATATCGAGGCTGTAAATAAGTATCAAGCTGAACTGGACAAAGAAGTACACAAGACGTATGGTTCACTGAGTGACTTTCAAAAACTTCAGCTTGCCCGCCACCCGGATAGACCCTATGCTTTGGATTACATCAGACTTTTGATGGATGATGCGTATGAAATTCACGGTGATCGCGCCTTTAGAGATGATCCGGCTATTTTATGTTATATTGGTTGGATCAATGGACAGAAGACGATGCTTATCGGTGAACAAAAGGGACGTGGCGTTAAAAACAAGATCAAAAGAAACTTTGGTATGCCAAATCCTGAAGGCTATAGAAAAGCACTACGTGCAGTAAAAATGGCAGAAAAATTTGACATTCCTGTATTGATGCTGATAGACACTCCGGGTGCATACCCTGGTCTTGGAGCAGAAGAGAGAGGTCAGAGTGAGGCTATCGCTAAAAACCTGTTTGAATTTGCTTCTGTGAAAGTACCTATGGTTTCTGTTGTGATAGGTGAAGGTGGTTCAGGTGGAGCACTTGCCATCGGTGTTGCTGATAAACTTGCTATGATGCGGTACTCTGTATTTGCCGTTATTTCACCTGAAGGGTGTTCTGCGATCTTATGGAATGACCCGAGCAAAGTAGAAGCTGCGACGAAAGCACTGAAGATCACACCAACAGATCTACTTGAACACGGTTTGGTAGATGATGTACTGGATGAGCCTCTTATAGGTGCACATCGTGATAAAGAAACCGCAGCAGAGGTACTTAAAAAGTATTTCCTAGAGAGTGTACAAGCACTGAAAGAACTTTCTGTAGATGAAATGCTTGATCAGCGGTATAAAAGACTTACAGCTGTTGGCGCATATAGCGAATAG
- a CDS encoding beta-ketoacyl-ACP synthase II, translating into MKRVVVTGLGMINSLGLDKESAFSAILEGKCGIKTIETFDTEKHAVSIAGEITDFDPLTVLDAKEAKKADRFIQLGLKAALEAMEDAKLPEDVDMERFGVASASGIGGLPNIEKNSVVCATKGPRRISPFFIPSSLVNMLGGFISIYQGLKGPNLSSVTACAAGTHAIGEAAKSIMVGTADKMLVVGAESAICEVGIGGFAAMKALSTRNDDPQTASRPFDSGRDGFVMGEGAAALVLETYEDAVARGATIYGELIGFGESGDANHITTPTMDGPLRAMKGAYKMAGEPKVDYVNAHGTSTPINDKNETAALKELFGGKENCPPVSSIKGQVGHCLGAAGAIEAVVSLMAMRDGVLPPTINYTTPDENCDLDYVPNEARKADINIVMSNSFGFGGTNGVVIFKKI; encoded by the coding sequence GTGAAAAGAGTTGTAGTGACAGGTTTAGGGATGATAAATTCTCTAGGGCTAGATAAAGAAAGTGCATTTTCTGCAATCTTAGAAGGGAAATGTGGTATCAAAACTATCGAGACGTTCGATACAGAAAAGCATGCTGTCAGTATCGCTGGTGAAATTACAGACTTTGATCCACTCACTGTGCTTGATGCAAAAGAGGCAAAGAAAGCGGATAGATTTATACAACTTGGCCTTAAAGCTGCGTTGGAAGCTATGGAAGATGCTAAACTTCCAGAAGATGTAGATATGGAGAGATTCGGTGTGGCTTCTGCTTCAGGGATTGGTGGATTACCAAATATCGAAAAGAACTCAGTCGTATGTGCAACAAAAGGACCAAGAAGGATCTCTCCGTTCTTCATCCCATCTTCTTTGGTGAATATGCTGGGTGGTTTTATCTCTATCTATCAAGGACTTAAAGGTCCAAATCTTTCATCTGTGACTGCATGTGCTGCAGGTACACATGCTATCGGTGAGGCTGCAAAATCTATCATGGTCGGTACGGCAGATAAAATGTTGGTCGTGGGTGCAGAATCTGCTATCTGTGAAGTGGGTATCGGTGGATTCGCTGCAATGAAAGCACTCTCTACAAGAAATGATGATCCTCAAACTGCCTCTAGACCATTCGACAGTGGTCGTGACGGTTTTGTAATGGGTGAAGGTGCCGCTGCATTGGTATTAGAGACGTATGAAGATGCGGTTGCAAGAGGTGCAACGATCTATGGTGAACTGATCGGATTTGGTGAAAGCGGTGATGCAAACCATATCACTACACCAACGATGGATGGGCCTCTCAGAGCGATGAAGGGTGCGTATAAGATGGCAGGCGAGCCAAAAGTAGACTATGTCAATGCGCATGGTACGTCAACACCGATCAATGACAAAAATGAAACTGCAGCACTTAAAGAGTTGTTTGGGGGGAAAGAGAACTGTCCTCCGGTAAGTTCTATCAAAGGTCAAGTGGGTCACTGTCTTGGTGCAGCAGGTGCCATTGAAGCAGTAGTATCTCTTATGGCAATGAGAGATGGGGTACTTCCTCCGACGATCAACTATACAACGCCAGATGAAAACTGTGATTTGGATTATGTACCTAATGAAGCTAGAAAAGCAGATATCAATATTGTTATGAGTAATTCATTTGGTTTTGGTGGAACAAACGGCGTAGTTATCTTTAAGAAGATATAA
- the acpP gene encoding acyl carrier protein: MALFDDVKEVVVEQLNVSPDEVKEESKFVEDLGADSLDVVELVMALEEKFDIEIPDDQAEAIATVADAIKFIENV, translated from the coding sequence ATGGCATTATTTGATGATGTAAAAGAAGTAGTTGTTGAGCAACTAAATGTGAGCCCAGATGAGGTGAAAGAGGAATCTAAATTCGTAGAAGATCTTGGGGCTGATAGTCTTGATGTTGTTGAGTTGGTAATGGCACTTGAAGAGAAATTCGATATCGAAATCCCTGATGACCAAGCAGAGGCAATTGCAACTGTAGCTGACGCTATCAAATTTATCGAAAACGTATAA
- a CDS encoding TonB-dependent receptor codes for MKKGIYLSLVCSVCLNAAEVELESINVATKVDTEVVKDVSGEDIKSADLGEALFKQSASVSLVRRSGVANDIILRGQKKDNINITIDGAKVYGACPNRMDPPVSHVLTNNVDYIEINEGPFNVEEFGSLSGDVKIHTVKPEEEFAGELNVGLGSWGYQKGAFSLSGGITDNVRVLLSGSTEKSEQYEDGDGNDFAEQMEEVGVSNMTRYQPVYKDMDAYTKKTFMAKLFWDITDNQELRLSYTANRSDDVLYPSSGMDALYDDSDIYNIEYIAKDLGTYSKELNLQLFQSEVDHPMSNKYRNSANNMETTHALTTKMQGAKLKNSFDVDNHTITAGLDYSIRNWDGAYIGMGSWSGTKSIDDVDTKNYAFFLKDEIKMDKLTLDIGLRYDETKITSQNPNTTQQPDNDYNELNGYIFGTYQANESTQYFAGFGKSSRVPDARELYFIQMMMMSMPPSFPMVGTSDLENTVNYEFDLGVEKKYENATIKAKAFYSKLDDFIAYNANNMMHSFENVDATIYGFDLSGTYVATDALYFDYGMSYQRGEKENALSGQLDTDMPEIPPFKLNLAVNYDYDDSLALRAEIVASDEWSDFDSDNGEQELDGYAVLNLKGTKQFGKNFELTVGIDNVFDETYAVSNTYKDLTLLTAGGGDVMLLNEPGRYFYTNIKYKF; via the coding sequence ATGAAAAAGGGAATTTACCTCTCTTTGGTATGTTCAGTGTGTTTGAATGCTGCCGAAGTTGAGTTAGAATCGATAAACGTAGCCACAAAAGTAGATACAGAAGTGGTTAAAGATGTAAGTGGAGAAGACATTAAGTCAGCCGATTTGGGAGAAGCACTTTTTAAACAGTCAGCAAGTGTTTCACTTGTAAGAAGATCGGGTGTCGCAAATGATATTATCTTAAGAGGACAGAAAAAAGACAATATCAATATTACAATAGACGGCGCAAAAGTCTATGGTGCATGTCCAAACAGAATGGATCCGCCAGTCTCTCATGTATTGACAAACAATGTAGATTATATTGAGATCAATGAAGGTCCATTCAATGTAGAAGAGTTTGGTTCACTCAGTGGAGATGTAAAGATCCATACAGTGAAACCAGAAGAAGAGTTTGCAGGTGAATTGAACGTAGGTTTAGGATCTTGGGGCTACCAAAAAGGTGCATTTTCACTTAGTGGGGGTATCACAGACAATGTAAGAGTTTTACTTTCTGGTTCAACTGAGAAAAGTGAACAGTATGAAGATGGTGACGGTAACGATTTTGCAGAGCAGATGGAAGAGGTAGGAGTTTCTAATATGACACGTTATCAGCCAGTATACAAGGATATGGACGCTTATACGAAAAAGACATTTATGGCGAAACTTTTCTGGGATATCACAGATAATCAAGAGTTAAGATTGAGCTATACAGCAAATAGAAGTGATGATGTATTGTACCCATCTTCTGGAATGGATGCCCTTTATGATGATTCAGATATTTATAATATCGAGTATATTGCAAAGGATTTAGGTACTTATTCTAAAGAGTTAAACCTTCAACTCTTTCAATCAGAAGTGGATCATCCAATGTCAAATAAATATAGAAACTCTGCTAATAATATGGAAACGACACATGCACTTACAACGAAGATGCAGGGAGCAAAACTTAAGAACAGTTTTGATGTAGATAATCATACTATTACTGCAGGGTTAGACTATAGCATACGTAATTGGGATGGAGCATATATAGGAATGGGGTCTTGGTCTGGTACAAAGAGTATTGATGATGTAGATACTAAAAATTATGCATTTTTCCTTAAAGATGAGATTAAAATGGATAAATTGACACTAGATATTGGGCTAAGATATGATGAGACGAAGATCACTTCTCAGAATCCTAATACTACACAACAGCCAGATAATGACTATAATGAACTTAATGGTTATATATTTGGAACGTATCAAGCGAATGAAAGTACTCAATATTTTGCCGGATTTGGTAAATCATCAAGAGTACCTGATGCAAGAGAGTTGTATTTTATTCAGATGATGATGATGAGTATGCCACCTTCATTCCCAATGGTTGGTACCTCAGATTTGGAAAATACCGTTAATTATGAGTTTGATCTAGGTGTTGAAAAGAAGTATGAAAATGCTACGATCAAAGCAAAAGCATTCTATTCGAAACTAGATGATTTTATTGCCTATAATGCAAACAACATGATGCATTCATTTGAAAATGTAGACGCGACTATCTATGGTTTTGATTTAAGTGGAACATATGTTGCAACAGATGCACTCTACTTTGATTATGGAATGTCTTACCAAAGAGGTGAAAAAGAAAATGCCCTAAGTGGGCAATTAGATACAGATATGCCTGAGATCCCACCATTTAAGCTTAACTTGGCAGTAAACTATGACTATGATGATAGTTTGGCATTGAGAGCAGAAATAGTCGCATCTGATGAATGGTCAGATTTTGATTCAGACAATGGTGAACAAGAATTAGATGGGTATGCCGTACTTAATCTAAAGGGAACAAAACAATTTGGTAAAAACTTTGAACTTACCGTAGGTATTGACAATGTATTTGATGAGACTTATGCAGTATCAAACACTTATAAAGATTTGACTTTACTTACTGCAGGCGGTGGCGATGTAATGCTTCTTAATGAGCCTGGACGTTATTTTTATACAAATATAAAATATAAATTCTAA
- a CDS encoding energy transducer TonB: MEDRYLVSTQKTEEKTTQLCLCSFQAEAVASVEQVEKEEIEEEKVIEKPIVKEEPVVEEKPVVEPEIIKELVPEEEPEVKEEPTHEPVVQKVIPKPVVKEVKKKPKPKAKTRTSKKIAKKKQRRQKASSRRANITPAQKNQFLASIRDKINKHKSYPRIAQRRGMQGTIKVEFTILSNGQVGNISVSGPKVFHSSARNAVKSAFPIDTKNAPISLPKSITIKLLYQIR; encoded by the coding sequence ATGGAAGATCGTTATCTTGTCTCAACACAAAAAACAGAAGAGAAAACGACGCAGCTATGCTTATGTTCTTTTCAAGCTGAAGCTGTTGCTTCCGTAGAACAGGTGGAAAAGGAGGAGATAGAAGAAGAAAAAGTGATAGAGAAACCTATCGTTAAAGAAGAACCTGTTGTCGAAGAAAAGCCTGTTGTTGAACCTGAGATCATTAAAGAACTTGTTCCTGAGGAGGAGCCTGAAGTCAAAGAGGAACCTACGCATGAACCTGTAGTGCAAAAAGTAATACCTAAACCGGTTGTAAAAGAGGTTAAGAAAAAACCAAAACCTAAAGCGAAGACAAGAACGAGTAAGAAAATCGCCAAGAAAAAACAGAGGAGACAAAAAGCTTCTTCACGAAGAGCAAACATCACTCCTGCACAGAAAAATCAATTTCTTGCAAGTATCAGGGATAAAATAAACAAGCACAAATCATATCCACGTATTGCACAAAGAAGAGGCATGCAGGGTACGATCAAGGTTGAATTTACTATTTTGAGCAATGGACAAGTGGGAAATATCTCTGTAAGCGGGCCTAAAGTGTTCCATAGTTCTGCACGAAATGCTGTAAAAAGTGCGTTTCCTATAGATACCAAAAATGCACCTATTTCGCTACCAAAAAGTATTACCATCAAACTTCTCTATCAAATCAGATAG
- a CDS encoding ferritin-like domain-containing protein → MKKNSLFKSVLVGGLVLSIMGCGGGSSSVVESSSIPTEVEIALDAPVSKLSQELTNTLAYMGNEERLAYDVYNALYDQYGTEQFTKIASNGEYQHIAVVQELIQKYKLSDDVNFTNVDLEPLGYMNTPIEEMNAGTYDISAIQTLYENLVAQGSPSEIDALKVGCIIEVVDVNDLNRDIALAESENATDIVTVFSFLRDGSYNHYWSFDKGLKNQGIADGCCSLGTEYCHPEYPNTK, encoded by the coding sequence TTGAAAAAAAATAGTTTATTCAAAAGTGTGTTGGTTGGTGGTCTAGTGTTGAGTATCATGGGATGTGGTGGTGGATCTTCCAGTGTGGTTGAATCCTCTTCAATACCTACCGAGGTAGAAATTGCGCTTGATGCACCTGTTTCAAAACTGTCTCAAGAATTAACTAATACACTTGCTTATATGGGAAATGAAGAAAGATTGGCATATGATGTCTACAATGCTTTGTATGATCAATATGGTACAGAACAGTTTACAAAAATTGCAAGTAATGGGGAATATCAGCATATTGCTGTGGTACAAGAGCTTATTCAAAAATATAAATTGAGTGATGATGTGAATTTTACCAATGTGGATTTGGAACCTTTAGGATATATGAACACACCCATAGAAGAGATGAATGCGGGAACCTATGATATTTCAGCGATACAAACACTCTATGAGAATCTTGTTGCACAGGGTTCTCCATCAGAAATAGATGCGCTTAAAGTTGGATGTATTATTGAAGTAGTAGATGTGAATGATTTGAACCGAGATATTGCATTAGCAGAGTCTGAAAATGCAACAGATATTGTTACAGTATTCAGTTTCTTGCGCGATGGTAGCTATAACCATTACTGGTCATTTGACAAAGGGCTGAAAAATCAAGGTATTGCTGATGGATGTTGTTCACTCGGTACTGAATATTGTCATCCTGAGTATCCAAATACAAAGTAA